Proteins from a genomic interval of Capsicum annuum cultivar UCD-10X-F1 chromosome 4, UCD10Xv1.1, whole genome shotgun sequence:
- the LOC124897798 gene encoding defensin-like protein 1: MNNKVILALLFCFLLVASNEMQVGEAKVCQRRSKTWSGPCIHTDNCNRQCMNREDARSGACHKSGFGAACFCYFNC, encoded by the exons ATGAACAACAAGGTCATTCTTGCCCTCCTGTTTTGCTTCCTCCTCGTTGCATCCAATG AGATGCAAGTTGGGGAAGCAAAAGTATGCCAACGGCGCAGCAAGACATGGTCTGGGCCTTGTATTCACACTGACAATTGCAACCGTCAATGCATGAATCGAGAAGATGCTCGCTCTGGAGCTTGTCACAAAAGTGGCTTTGGAGCTGCTTGCTTCTGCTACTTCAACTGCTAA